A stretch of the Pseudomonas sp. ACM7 genome encodes the following:
- a CDS encoding SrfA family protein, with amino-acid sequence MRGALLRSGKSGSFTALGETGQPVYRAALQLREAIRRKNPEMVDHLAIPQSDELGNQIDWYSGLDGDVIPWSSATEEERAPARRQLEALKTALEELSQRFLGTDPAEQQQGDKAVFGKLLKRVIHFPDENFVYLVQGKPVLTFWGFEHAGTGNRDPLHCLYQVPPAFTLPPVVEAAPVVAPPVVPVIARPWWRRWWWLLLLPLLLLLLWLLLGLRGCVPIPLVAVNLLPEGIVPVERQLEEPQLTGHTTTLNGVPVTGTVVGSTTGTGTAVTGTHGVEAPAVEGNEADAAPAGVTQDPAKDPAAEAPAAPPENKTAPPDITSPEAEKSAAAKPGPPLSIPPDAADGAAKFLDGQFRAGAGIQDRRTGKPLRLEYQLKDGKGEVTVHQADGTKCSGPVSATMKGGSLAIDSQGQAVCGDGSTYDMPKVNCRKGATTVADCTGGYGKEQFPMSMRHVAE; translated from the coding sequence ATGCGCGGGGCACTATTACGCAGCGGTAAGAGCGGGTCATTCACTGCCCTGGGCGAGACAGGTCAACCGGTCTACCGGGCGGCCCTGCAATTGCGCGAAGCCATTCGCCGCAAGAACCCTGAAATGGTCGATCACCTGGCCATCCCTCAAAGCGATGAGCTCGGTAACCAGATCGACTGGTACAGCGGCCTCGACGGCGATGTGATCCCGTGGAGCAGCGCGACCGAAGAAGAACGCGCCCCTGCACGCCGCCAACTTGAAGCGCTGAAAACCGCACTCGAGGAATTGAGCCAGCGTTTCCTGGGCACTGATCCAGCCGAACAGCAGCAAGGCGACAAAGCCGTGTTCGGCAAGCTGCTCAAGCGTGTGATTCATTTCCCCGACGAAAACTTCGTCTACCTGGTGCAAGGCAAACCGGTGCTGACCTTTTGGGGCTTCGAGCATGCCGGTACCGGCAATCGCGATCCCCTGCACTGCCTCTATCAGGTTCCGCCCGCGTTTACGCTGCCACCGGTGGTCGAAGCCGCGCCCGTGGTTGCGCCTCCCGTCGTGCCGGTGATTGCTCGTCCGTGGTGGCGGCGCTGGTGGTGGCTGTTGCTGCTGCCTTTGTTGCTGCTGCTTTTGTGGCTATTACTGGGCTTGCGCGGTTGCGTGCCGATTCCACTGGTGGCGGTCAATCTGCTCCCCGAGGGCATCGTGCCTGTTGAAAGGCAACTGGAAGAACCACAACTGACCGGCCATACCACGACGCTCAATGGCGTTCCTGTGACGGGCACCGTTGTAGGCTCAACCACGGGAACCGGCACCGCTGTGACCGGAACCCATGGCGTGGAAGCGCCGGCGGTCGAGGGCAACGAGGCTGACGCAGCACCCGCCGGCGTGACCCAAGACCCAGCCAAAGACCCGGCAGCCGAAGCCCCAGCCGCGCCACCCGAAAACAAAACTGCGCCGCCGGATATCACATCGCCCGAGGCCGAAAAATCCGCCGCCGCAAAACCCGGCCCTCCCCTGAGCATTCCGCCAGACGCCGCCGATGGTGCCGCCAAGTTCCTCGACGGTCAGTTCCGCGCCGGTGCCGGTATTCAGGATCGCCGAACCGGCAAACCCCTGCGTCTGGAATACCAGCTCAAGGACGGTAAAGGCGAAGTCACCGTACACCAGGCCGACGGCACGAAATGCAGCGGGCCGGTGAGCGCTACTATGAAGGGTGGCAGCCTGGCCATCGACAGTCAGGGCCAGGCCGTGTGTGGCGATGGCAGCACTTACGACATGCCCAAGGTCAACTGCCGCAAAGGGGCGACCACAGTCGCAGACTGCACCGGCGGTTACGGCAAAGAACAATTCCCCATGTCCATGCGGCACGTGGCCGAATAA
- a CDS encoding aldose 1-epimerase family protein, whose amino-acid sequence MTPLKFVVAFGALSASHAMAWDYVLLDSDKAAQNWQVTSQQLGVKTDKPFSVTLRNLHGGRQEGVSIVDIDNGTMKLSVVPTRGMNVLQASVGNVRMGWDSPVKGVVNPSFIELNGRGGLGWLEGFNELVARCGYEWVGHPGMDNGELLTLHGRAANIPASKVTLHIDEKPPYAISLRGELKEQAFKKVDFSVMTELVTEPGSAAFSLNDTLTNNGDYPKEYQALYHSNFSTPFLEQGARFAAPVKQVSPFNDKAKGDLPDWQTYRAPTKDYDETVYNVVPYGDAKGDTLTVLHNKAGSLGVSVGFNTQQLPVFSLWKNTDTQGQGYVTGLEPGTSFSYNRRYQRPLNLVPTIGVKEQRQFQIRYSLLVDKGAVDKALKTVSDIQGGRETEVRQAPLVDLSKE is encoded by the coding sequence ATGACTCCGCTCAAATTCGTCGTTGCCTTTGGCGCGCTGTCCGCCTCCCACGCCATGGCCTGGGATTACGTCCTGCTCGACAGCGACAAGGCTGCCCAAAACTGGCAGGTCACCAGCCAGCAACTCGGTGTAAAAACCGACAAACCCTTCTCCGTGACCCTTCGTAACTTGCACGGCGGCCGGCAGGAGGGCGTCAGCATCGTCGACATCGATAACGGCACGATGAAACTCTCGGTGGTGCCGACCCGCGGGATGAACGTCCTGCAGGCGTCGGTCGGTAATGTGCGCATGGGTTGGGATTCGCCGGTCAAGGGCGTGGTCAATCCGTCCTTCATCGAACTCAACGGTCGCGGCGGGCTGGGCTGGCTCGAGGGCTTTAACGAACTGGTCGCCCGCTGCGGCTACGAGTGGGTTGGTCACCCCGGCATGGATAACGGGGAATTGCTGACCCTCCACGGCCGTGCCGCCAACATCCCGGCCAGCAAAGTCACTTTGCACATCGATGAAAAACCACCTTACGCGATCAGCCTGCGCGGTGAGCTCAAAGAGCAGGCGTTCAAGAAAGTCGACTTCTCGGTGATGACTGAACTGGTCACCGAACCTGGCAGCGCGGCGTTCTCCCTCAACGACACCCTCACCAACAACGGCGATTATCCAAAGGAATATCAGGCGCTGTATCACAGTAACTTCAGTACGCCGTTTCTGGAGCAGGGCGCTCGTTTTGCCGCACCGGTGAAGCAGGTGTCGCCGTTCAATGACAAGGCCAAAGGGGATTTGCCGGATTGGCAGACTTACCGCGCGCCGACCAAGGATTACGACGAGACGGTTTACAACGTAGTGCCTTATGGCGATGCCAAGGGTGACACGTTGACCGTGCTGCATAACAAGGCGGGGAGCCTTGGGGTATCGGTGGGTTTCAATACTCAGCAGTTGCCGGTGTTCTCCCTGTGGAAAAACACGGACACTCAAGGGCAGGGCTATGTCACGGGTCTTGAACCGGGGACGAGCTTTTCCTACAACCGTCGGTATCAGCGGCCACTGAATCTGGTGCCGACGATTGGGGTTAAAGAACAGAGACAGTTTCAGATCCGGTATAGCTTGCTGGTGGATAAAGGGGCTGTGGATAAGGCTTTGAAAACTGTGAGCGACATTCAGGGTGGTCGGGAGACTGAGGTGCGGCAGGCGCCGTTGGTGGATTTGAGCAAGGAGTAA